A region of the Nocardia asteroides genome:
CACCGATCGCACCGCACCGACCTCGATACCCGAGACGTCCACCGTCGCACCCGGGCGCAGGCCCGCGGCTTGCGCGAACTCGGCCTCGATGGTCTTGTCCCCCAGCCGCGCCTGTTTCAGCACGCTGGAACCGACGAGCAGAGCAGCGACGAGCCCGGCCGCGAGGAGCCCCAGCCGCAGATGCCGGTTGCGCAGGAAACCCGGCAGCCGCAATTTCTCGATCACCGGCAGACCTCCGAATGCGAATCGCCGCCCACCTGTGAGAACAGTCCCGGTGGCAGCAGCACGCCCCACAGCGAGATGTCGAGGCTGCACAGGTAGGCGTTGCCGTATGCCCCGTAGCCGGTGAAGCGGGCGATGCCGTTGAGCACCGTGGGCAACTCCACCGCTGCCTGGTCCAGCGAGGCGCCGTTGAGCAGCAGCAGCGCCACACCCGTCGTGGCTTCCCGCTGGGCGGTCGCCAGCCCCGGCTTGACCTGCATCACCAAGCGGGTGAGCGAGTCGGTGGTGCCCGCGACCCGGTCGACGGAGTGCTTCAGGCTCTCGCCCTGCGCGTACAACCCCTCCATCAGCGCGCGCGCCTGGGTGAGCAGCGTCTCCAACTCGTCGCTGCGATGGGCCAGACCGGTCACCACACTGCTGAGGTTGCCCAGCACCTCGCCCAGGATCTCGTCCCGCTGACCGAACGTGCCCGCCAGCTGCGCCGCCTGCGTGATCAAGGCGCTGAGCGACACCTGGCTGCCCTGTAACGCCTGGATCAGCGTCTCCGACAACGAGTTCACCTGATCGGGTTGCAGCACGCCGAACAGCGGCTCGAAGCCCGACAGCAGCGCGGACACGTCGAACGAGGGCTCGGTCCGCTCCAGCGGGATCTGCGCGCCCGCCTCCAGCACCGTCCCCGCCCCATCGCCCGCGGCCAAGGCCACGTAGCGCTGCCCGATCAGGTTCTGGTAGCGGACCATCGCCTTTGTCGTCGTGGTCAGCCGCTGCCCGTCCTCGAGCCGGAAATCGACTCTGGCCAGGTACCCGTCGGTGAAGTCGATCTTGTCCACCCGGCCGATCCGCACGCCCGCCGCGCGGACGTCGTCGCCGACGCGCAAGCCGAGCACATCGGAGAACACCGCCGAGTAGGGCTGGGTGCGCCCCTCGACCGATCGCTGCAAAGTGGACCAGATGGTGTAGGTGAGGGCGATCGCCACGACCGCGAACAAGCTGAAACCGATCAGCGCTCTGGTGGATCTCATCTCATCGTCCTCCGCTGCCGGGAGCTTGCTCGGACACGGTCACCGAGCCGCCCGCGAGGACCGGGGTCAGCAACAGCAATTGCGCGACGGTCGGTCGGCCGCCGACGATCGCCGCGACGGCGTCGGCGCCGCGCAGGGCGATCGGCCGGGCGGTTCCCTGCGGCGCCGGACCGGGCTCCGCGGGTACGGGGGCGCCTGGCCCGGGCAGGCCGGGCAACGACAGACCCGGAATCGCGGGCAATCCCGGAATCGCGGGCAGGCCGGGGATTCGAAGAACAGGTTGCTC
Encoded here:
- a CDS encoding MCE family protein, with product MRSTRALIGFSLFAVVAIALTYTIWSTLQRSVEGRTQPYSAVFSDVLGLRVGDDVRAAGVRIGRVDKIDFTDGYLARVDFRLEDGQRLTTTTKAMVRYQNLIGQRYVALAAGDGAGTVLEAGAQIPLERTEPSFDVSALLSGFEPLFGVLQPDQVNSLSETLIQALQGSQVSLSALITQAAQLAGTFGQRDEILGEVLGNLSSVVTGLAHRSDELETLLTQARALMEGLYAQGESLKHSVDRVAGTTDSLTRLVMQVKPGLATAQREATTGVALLLLNGASLDQAAVELPTVLNGIARFTGYGAYGNAYLCSLDISLWGVLLPPGLFSQVGGDSHSEVCR